In Rhodococcus rhodochrous, a single genomic region encodes these proteins:
- a CDS encoding CocE/NonD family hydrolase, whose product MAACTITSAGPATADPTGGASGASWQSLVDAPDAYPNTAVEWDVPITLSDGTVLRANVFRPAHADGTPIDEPTPVVLGLTPYTKLLSTLASVAMEDPQFAPLVDELGSVLNFGAPFDGITELAAPASQLGRAFGLNRDLVQNGYTQVIVDVRGTGFSHGQWEVLGPREQQDTVEVIDWAAKQPWSNGRVGTTGVSYSAINQIQAAGLRPEALDAVFAVEPGNDLLRDIVGTGGAVGVGFMPAWLGLVNGLKWVPDMEALLQGRFDAQWLRDRLADPATKIPELFEVLTAPSVDGVSPDALAVAQDGPFYQERQARLESIEVPTFVFGNWHDIFADSEPDIYNRIPVEPGRKQLVMGDGYHAILGTGFGTEGHPPNITALQHAWFDRWLKDIDNGIDEYGPVTLLQQGGGWVTTDEFPRSTVDHEKLFLSPAPSGTAWHALHDGTLATSAPETAQRLTVAPGLRGFCSREAAQGTAGIAVLLGAGCTKDARFNEAEGLTFTSGPVTEPTVLSGPVNVHLETVLDTTDGFWSVSVNDVAPDGRSTVLTTGSLVSSLRAIDDSKSTFTADGDYAQAHPVLTLESRQPIVPGQPTALDISTLPTEAVLQPGHRIRVDVYAASVPRSLPLGPMLVESGLRPQHLELNPASPSFVTLPVAR is encoded by the coding sequence ATGGCCGCCTGCACGATCACATCCGCAGGACCGGCGACCGCCGATCCCACCGGCGGTGCCTCCGGCGCCTCCTGGCAGAGCCTCGTCGACGCGCCCGACGCCTATCCGAACACGGCCGTCGAGTGGGACGTACCCATCACGCTGAGCGACGGGACGGTGCTCCGCGCCAACGTCTTCCGTCCCGCGCATGCCGACGGAACCCCGATCGACGAACCCACCCCGGTCGTCCTCGGCCTCACGCCCTACACGAAACTGTTGTCGACGCTGGCGTCGGTGGCGATGGAGGACCCGCAGTTCGCCCCGCTCGTGGACGAACTCGGATCCGTCCTGAACTTCGGTGCCCCCTTCGACGGCATCACCGAACTCGCCGCGCCGGCATCACAACTCGGCCGCGCCTTCGGACTCAACCGCGATCTCGTGCAGAACGGGTACACGCAGGTGATCGTCGACGTCCGGGGTACCGGTTTCTCCCACGGACAGTGGGAGGTCCTCGGTCCGCGCGAGCAGCAGGACACCGTCGAGGTCATCGACTGGGCGGCGAAGCAGCCGTGGTCGAACGGACGCGTCGGGACGACCGGCGTCTCCTATTCGGCGATCAACCAGATCCAGGCCGCCGGCCTGCGGCCCGAGGCACTCGACGCTGTCTTCGCCGTCGAACCCGGCAACGACCTGCTGCGCGACATCGTGGGCACCGGCGGCGCCGTGGGTGTGGGCTTCATGCCCGCCTGGCTCGGTCTCGTCAACGGGCTCAAATGGGTTCCCGACATGGAAGCCCTCCTCCAGGGCCGGTTCGACGCACAGTGGTTGCGCGACAGGCTCGCCGACCCCGCCACGAAGATCCCCGAACTCTTCGAGGTCCTCACCGCGCCGAGCGTCGACGGCGTCTCCCCCGATGCCCTCGCGGTCGCGCAGGACGGCCCGTTCTACCAGGAACGGCAGGCCCGACTCGAGTCGATCGAGGTGCCCACCTTCGTCTTCGGCAACTGGCACGACATCTTCGCCGACAGTGAGCCCGACATCTACAACCGGATTCCCGTCGAACCCGGCCGCAAGCAACTGGTGATGGGCGACGGCTACCACGCGATCCTCGGTACCGGATTCGGCACCGAGGGACACCCACCGAACATCACGGCACTCCAGCACGCCTGGTTCGACCGCTGGCTCAAGGACATCGACAACGGCATCGACGAGTACGGTCCCGTCACCCTGCTGCAGCAGGGCGGTGGCTGGGTCACGACCGACGAATTCCCGCGCAGCACCGTCGACCACGAGAAGCTCTTCCTGTCGCCGGCACCGAGCGGCACCGCGTGGCACGCCCTCCACGACGGCACGCTCGCGACGTCGGCACCCGAGACCGCACAACGACTCACCGTCGCCCCGGGATTGCGCGGATTCTGTTCCCGTGAGGCCGCGCAGGGCACCGCCGGCATCGCAGTGCTGTTGGGCGCCGGATGCACGAAGGACGCCCGGTTCAACGAGGCCGAGGGTCTCACCTTCACCAGCGGGCCGGTCACCGAACCGACCGTGCTCTCGGGACCGGTCAACGTGCACCTCGAGACCGTCCTCGACACCACCGACGGATTCTGGTCGGTCTCCGTGAACGACGTGGCTCCGGACGGACGGTCCACCGTGCTCACCACCGGTTCCCTCGTCTCGTCGCTGCGGGCGATCGACGATTCGAAGAGCACGTTCACCGCCGACGGCGACTATGCGCAGGCACATCCGGTGCTGACCCTCGAGTCCCGGCAGCCGATCGTCCCGGGGCAACCGACGGCCCTCGACATCAGCACGCTGCCGACCGAGGCGGTCCTGCAACCGGGGCACCGCATCCGCGTGGACGTCTACGCCGCGAGCGTCCCGCGCTCGCTGCCCCTCGGTCCGATGCTGGTCGAGAGCGGACTGCGGCCACAGCACCTCGAACTGAACCCCGCCTCACCGAGTTTCGTGACACTGCCCGTCGCTCGATAG
- a CDS encoding crotonase/enoyl-CoA hydratase family protein, whose product MTQYESIRVETRDRVTTVIMTRPERRNAVDGPMAAELADAFRAFDTDPDADVAVLYGDGGNFCAGANLKAIGTEEQNVLGENGDGPMGPTRMSLSKPVIAAVEGYAVAGGLELAIWCDLRVVSADAVFGVFCRRWGVPLIDGGTVRLPRLIGASRAMDMILTGRPVDAAEALDFGLANRVVEPGTTREVAEDMAREIAGFPQTCMRNDRWSVHAQFGRSESDALAFEFTVGMQSLESDAAGGAARFASGEGRHGSFS is encoded by the coding sequence ATGACGCAGTACGAATCGATCCGCGTCGAGACACGCGATCGGGTGACGACGGTGATCATGACCCGTCCCGAGCGCCGGAACGCCGTCGACGGTCCGATGGCCGCCGAACTCGCCGACGCGTTCCGGGCCTTCGACACCGACCCCGACGCCGACGTCGCCGTCCTCTACGGCGACGGTGGGAACTTCTGTGCGGGAGCGAACCTCAAGGCCATCGGGACCGAGGAACAGAACGTCCTCGGTGAGAACGGCGACGGACCGATGGGGCCGACACGCATGTCGCTGTCGAAGCCGGTGATCGCGGCGGTGGAGGGTTACGCGGTGGCCGGCGGACTCGAACTGGCGATCTGGTGCGATCTGCGGGTGGTGTCCGCCGATGCGGTGTTCGGTGTCTTCTGCCGCAGGTGGGGTGTGCCACTGATCGACGGCGGGACCGTTCGGCTGCCCCGCCTCATCGGCGCGAGCCGGGCCATGGACATGATCCTGACCGGCCGTCCGGTCGATGCCGCGGAAGCGCTCGACTTCGGTCTGGCCAACCGCGTGGTCGAACCGGGAACAACACGCGAGGTCGCCGAGGACATGGCGCGGGAGATCGCCGGCTTCCCACAGACGTGCATGCGCAACGACCGGTGGTCGGTCCACGCGCAGTTCGGCCGTTCCGAATCCGACGCGCTCGCATTCGAGTTCACGGTCGGCATGCAGTCCCTAGAGAGCGATGCGGCCGGCGGGGCCGCCCGCTTCGCGTCCGGGGAGGGGCGGCACGGATCGTTCTCCTGA
- the ipdC gene encoding (3aS,4S,5R,7aS)-5-hydroxy-7a-methyl-1-oxo-octahydro-1H-indene-4-carboxyl-CoA dehydrogenase produces the protein MSTLRTALTELVGIEHPIVQTGMGWVSGPRLTAATSNAGGLGILASATMTYPELEAAVAKTKSLTDKPFGVNIRADASDAGERIDLLIREKVKVASFALAPKKDLIAKLKDHGIVVIPSIGAAKHAVKVASWGADAVIVQGGEGGGHTGPVATTLLLPSVLDAVDIPVVAAGGFFDGRGLAAALSYGAAGIAMGTRFLLTSDSAVPDSVKQQYLSRGLQDTTVSLKVDGMPHRVLNTDLVNSLEKSTYAKGLLAAARNATKFKSMTGMKWSTIVKDGLAMKKASDRTWQQIIMAANTPMLLKAGLVEGNTAAGVLASGQVVGMLDDLPSCQELIDRIVAEAVERIDALSALRDQGRPAA, from the coding sequence GTGAGCACCCTGCGCACGGCACTGACGGAGCTCGTGGGCATCGAGCACCCCATCGTCCAGACGGGCATGGGCTGGGTCTCCGGTCCTCGCCTGACCGCCGCGACGTCGAACGCCGGTGGCCTCGGCATCCTCGCGTCGGCGACGATGACCTATCCCGAGCTCGAAGCTGCGGTCGCGAAGACGAAGTCGCTGACCGACAAACCGTTCGGCGTCAACATCCGCGCCGACGCCTCGGACGCCGGTGAACGCATCGACCTGCTGATCCGCGAGAAGGTGAAGGTCGCGTCGTTCGCGCTCGCACCGAAGAAGGATCTGATCGCCAAGCTCAAGGATCACGGCATCGTCGTGATCCCGTCGATCGGTGCTGCCAAACACGCCGTGAAGGTCGCCTCGTGGGGCGCCGACGCGGTGATCGTGCAGGGCGGCGAGGGCGGTGGCCACACCGGTCCCGTCGCGACGACCCTGCTGCTGCCGAGCGTCCTCGACGCCGTCGACATCCCCGTCGTCGCCGCCGGTGGCTTCTTCGATGGTCGCGGTCTGGCCGCCGCGCTGTCCTACGGCGCGGCCGGCATCGCGATGGGCACTCGGTTCCTGCTCACGAGTGACAGTGCCGTTCCCGATTCGGTGAAGCAGCAGTACCTTTCGCGGGGACTGCAGGACACCACGGTGTCACTCAAGGTCGACGGCATGCCGCACCGGGTCCTGAACACCGACCTGGTGAACAGCCTCGAGAAGTCCACCTACGCGAAGGGACTGCTCGCGGCCGCGCGGAACGCGACGAAGTTCAAGTCGATGACGGGCATGAAGTGGTCGACGATCGTCAAGGACGGCCTCGCCATGAAGAAGGCGAGCGACCGCACCTGGCAGCAGATCATCATGGCCGCCAACACCCCGATGCTCCTCAAGGCCGGCCTGGTGGAGGGCAACACCGCCGCCGGTGTGCTCGCCTCCGGTCAGGTCGTGGGCATGCTCGACGATCTGCCGAGCTGCCAGGAGCTGATCGACCGCATCGTCGCCGAGGCCGTCGAGCGCATCGACGCCCTCTCGGCTCTGCGCGATCAGGGGCGTCCCGCCGCCTGA
- a CDS encoding DUF5996 family protein produces the protein MWLQIVGKIRMAHAPMVNHWWQTTLYVTPRGLSTSSIPYRNSVFDIEFDFFEHRLHIRASDGRSRSVPLVAQPVAEFYTRTLGALDELGIATRIHGTPNEVDPAIPFAQDREHDSYDAEAAHLFWRQLVQAQRVLQVFRADFLGKVGPVHFFWGAMDLACTRFSGRTAPPHPGGIPNCPDRVMTEAYSHELSSCGFWPGGGDEGAFYSYVYPGLDGFGEAPVRPDAAHYSAELGEFVLPYEAVRTAADPDTELLQFLHSTYEAAARLGAWDRDTLERRADAR, from the coding sequence ATGTGGCTGCAGATCGTCGGCAAGATCCGGATGGCTCACGCGCCGATGGTCAACCACTGGTGGCAGACGACGCTGTACGTCACGCCGCGAGGGCTGAGCACCTCGTCGATCCCGTACCGGAACTCCGTCTTCGACATCGAATTCGACTTCTTCGAGCACCGGCTGCACATCCGCGCGAGCGACGGTCGCAGTCGTTCGGTGCCTCTCGTCGCACAGCCCGTAGCCGAGTTCTACACCCGCACCCTCGGAGCGCTGGACGAGCTGGGTATCGCGACTCGCATCCACGGCACACCCAACGAGGTGGATCCGGCGATCCCGTTCGCTCAGGACCGTGAGCACGACAGTTACGACGCCGAGGCCGCCCACCTCTTCTGGCGGCAGCTCGTGCAGGCCCAGCGTGTCCTGCAGGTGTTCCGGGCGGATTTCCTCGGCAAGGTCGGTCCGGTGCACTTCTTCTGGGGCGCGATGGACCTCGCGTGCACCCGGTTCTCCGGACGCACCGCCCCGCCGCACCCCGGCGGGATCCCGAACTGCCCCGACCGGGTGATGACGGAGGCCTACTCGCACGAGCTCAGCAGCTGTGGCTTCTGGCCGGGTGGTGGGGACGAAGGAGCCTTCTATTCCTACGTCTACCCCGGCCTCGACGGATTCGGCGAAGCCCCGGTGCGACCGGATGCCGCTCACTATTCGGCGGAACTGGGGGAGTTCGTGCTGCCCTACGAGGCGGTGCGGACCGCGGCCGATCCCGACACCGAACTGCTGCAGTTTCTGCACAGCACCTACGAGGCCGCCGCCCGGCTCGGTGCGTGGGATCGGGACACGCTCGAGCGTCGAGCCGACGCCCGGTGA
- the ipdB gene encoding cholesterol ring-cleaving hydrolase subunit IpdB: MTTTETVTRAEYCAIACADIFAGAGEIMASPMATLPQIGARLAKLTTEPDLLITDGEALILADVPALGAKAPIEGWMPFRKVFDVVASGRRHVVMGANQIDRYGNQNLSAFGPLQQPTRQMFGVRGAPGNTINHATSYWVGKHSSRVFVDTVDIVSGVGYDKVDPENPAYRFLDIARVVTNLGVFDFGGPGHSFRALSLHPGVESATVAENTSFEVAGLDEAGVTREPTAEELRLIREVIDPKGFRDREVAL; this comes from the coding sequence ATGACCACCACCGAGACCGTGACCCGCGCCGAGTACTGCGCGATCGCATGCGCCGACATCTTCGCGGGTGCCGGCGAGATCATGGCGAGCCCGATGGCGACACTGCCGCAGATCGGCGCACGCCTGGCCAAGCTCACCACCGAGCCCGACCTGCTGATCACCGACGGTGAAGCACTCATCCTCGCCGACGTCCCGGCACTCGGCGCGAAGGCACCGATCGAAGGCTGGATGCCGTTCCGCAAGGTGTTCGACGTCGTCGCGTCGGGTCGCCGCCACGTCGTGATGGGCGCCAACCAGATCGACCGGTACGGCAACCAGAACCTGTCGGCCTTCGGTCCGCTCCAGCAGCCGACGCGTCAGATGTTCGGTGTGCGTGGGGCTCCCGGCAACACGATCAACCACGCGACCAGCTACTGGGTCGGCAAGCACTCCTCGCGCGTCTTCGTCGACACGGTCGACATCGTCTCGGGTGTCGGATACGACAAGGTCGATCCCGAGAACCCGGCGTACCGCTTCCTGGACATCGCGCGGGTCGTCACCAACCTCGGCGTCTTCGACTTCGGCGGCCCCGGCCACAGCTTCCGGGCTCTCTCGCTGCACCCGGGTGTCGAGTCCGCGACCGTCGCTGAGAACACCTCCTTCGAGGTCGCCGGTCTCGACGAGGCCGGTGTGACCCGCGAACCCACCGCCGAGGAACTGCGTCTGATCCGAGAGGTGATCGACCCCAAGGGGTTCCGCGATCGCGAGGTCGCGCTGTGA
- a CDS encoding YbdD/YjiX family protein, which produces MITALRRAWWWIGAVMGDHDYARYVEVHRRKHPDRPPLSERDYWRERHAAADANPGSRCC; this is translated from the coding sequence GTGATCACCGCACTGCGACGTGCGTGGTGGTGGATCGGTGCCGTCATGGGCGACCACGACTACGCGCGGTACGTCGAAGTACACCGCCGGAAGCATCCCGATCGACCGCCGTTGAGCGAACGCGACTACTGGCGGGAACGGCACGCCGCGGCCGACGCGAACCCTGGAAGCCGATGCTGCTGA
- a CDS encoding TIGR03564 family F420-dependent LLM class oxidoreductase translates to MRIGLTGGASSTDRIVKQAQKAEAEGFTSLWFASTVAGDPLATLAVAGRETGSIELGTAVLQTYPCHPLLQANRAAAVAEAMGRPGFTLGLGPSHESLVRDVYGLSYDTPGQNTEEYIRIVTALLRGEEVDFRGEAWSTRSAGRMVDVAHEVPVLLSAMSPRMLRVAGEYADGTVLWMAAPKVIESRIAPAIYTAAARAGRPEPRIVAGLPVAVHDDADAARDAVAATATSYAGMPSYRRVLEEAGASTPADIAIVGDEESVRRQLQGLLDAGVTDVWAAIVPIGDDPRASLRRTRALLSALTTE, encoded by the coding sequence ATGCGAATCGGGCTCACGGGCGGAGCGTCGTCCACGGACAGGATCGTGAAGCAGGCACAGAAGGCGGAGGCCGAGGGCTTCACGTCGCTGTGGTTCGCGAGCACCGTCGCGGGCGACCCGCTGGCGACCCTCGCGGTGGCCGGTCGGGAGACCGGATCCATCGAACTCGGCACCGCCGTGCTCCAGACCTACCCGTGCCACCCGCTGCTGCAGGCGAACCGCGCCGCGGCCGTCGCCGAGGCCATGGGCCGGCCGGGATTCACGCTCGGGCTGGGACCGTCGCACGAGAGCCTGGTCCGGGACGTCTACGGATTGTCGTACGACACCCCGGGGCAGAACACCGAGGAGTACATCCGGATCGTCACCGCCCTGCTGCGTGGTGAGGAGGTGGACTTCCGGGGAGAGGCCTGGTCGACCCGCAGTGCGGGGCGGATGGTCGACGTCGCGCACGAGGTGCCCGTCCTGCTGTCCGCCATGTCGCCGCGGATGCTGCGGGTCGCGGGGGAGTACGCCGACGGGACGGTCCTGTGGATGGCGGCGCCGAAGGTGATCGAATCACGGATCGCCCCCGCGATTTACACGGCCGCCGCGCGGGCGGGCCGGCCGGAGCCGCGCATCGTGGCGGGACTGCCCGTCGCAGTCCACGACGACGCAGACGCCGCGCGCGATGCGGTCGCCGCGACGGCCACGTCCTACGCGGGAATGCCCAGCTACCGGCGGGTCCTGGAGGAGGCGGGCGCGAGTACCCCGGCGGACATCGCGATCGTCGGCGACGAGGAGTCGGTGCGCCGGCAGCTGCAGGGTTTGCTCGATGCGGGCGTCACCGACGTCTGGGCGGCGATCGTCCCCATCGGCGACGACCCGCGAGCATCGCTCCGTCGCACCAGAGCTCTTCTGAGCGCGCTCACCACCGAATAG
- a CDS encoding carbon starvation CstA family protein: MAVDPAPQNSEVEYLRTDPDLPPVGVVDRTPISPTARIVFLVLAILGAVAWSIIALVRGEEINAVWFVIAAVCTYLVAYRFYAKFIERRIVQPRDDRATPAEELENGKDYMPTDRRVLFGHHFAAIAGAGPLVGPVLAAQMGYLPGTIWIIVGVVFAGAVQDFLVLWISSRRRGRSLGQMAREELGPIGGVAAIIAVLVIMIILIAVLALVVVNALAESPWGLFSIAMTIPIALFMGVYLRYLRPGKVAEVSLIGVVLLVTAIIAGGWVAETDWGTDWFTLSPVAISWLMIAYGFAASVLPVWLLLAPRDYLSTFMKVGTIVLLAIGILVARPVLEMPDVTSFAIEGNGPAFAGSLFPFLFITIACGALSGFHALISSGTTPKLIEKEKQIRLIGYGGMLTESFVAIMALVTACIIDQHLYFTLNAPAALTGGTPETAAAYVNGLGLGSPDITPEQIAAAAEGVGEESIISRTGGAPTLAFGMSQVLSDLFGGDSLKSFWYHFAIMFEALFILTTVDAGTRVARFMLSDSLGNLGGPAQRFKDPSWRPGAWFCSFVVVAAWGGILLMGVTDPLGGINTLFPLFGIANQLLAAIALTVVLAIVVKKGLVKWAWIPGVPLVWDLIVTMTASWQKIFSGDRAVGYWAQHRAFVDAKNSGATTFGSAKTADEIDAVIRNTFIQGTLSIVFAVLVLIVFVAGVVVCIRSIRAGGMPTTETPAVPSKIFAPAGFVPTPVERELQKEWDELIASGKVRAPGAAHAFVEHRDQDLS; encoded by the coding sequence ATGGCCGTGGACCCGGCGCCACAGAACAGCGAGGTCGAATACCTCCGGACCGATCCCGATCTTCCTCCTGTCGGTGTCGTCGACCGGACACCGATCTCACCGACCGCACGGATCGTCTTCCTCGTACTCGCGATCCTGGGCGCCGTCGCCTGGTCGATCATCGCGCTGGTCCGCGGTGAAGAGATCAACGCGGTCTGGTTCGTCATCGCCGCCGTCTGCACCTATCTCGTCGCGTATCGCTTCTACGCGAAGTTCATCGAACGCAGGATCGTCCAGCCACGCGACGACCGTGCGACCCCCGCCGAGGAACTGGAGAACGGCAAGGACTACATGCCGACCGACCGTCGGGTGTTGTTCGGCCATCACTTCGCGGCGATCGCCGGGGCCGGCCCACTCGTCGGCCCGGTGCTCGCCGCTCAGATGGGTTATCTGCCCGGCACGATCTGGATCATCGTCGGCGTCGTCTTCGCCGGTGCCGTCCAGGACTTCCTCGTCCTGTGGATCTCGTCGCGCCGACGCGGGCGCAGCCTCGGTCAGATGGCCCGGGAGGAACTCGGGCCCATCGGCGGTGTCGCCGCGATCATCGCGGTCCTCGTCATCATGATCATCCTCATCGCGGTACTGGCGCTGGTGGTCGTCAACGCCCTCGCCGAGAGCCCCTGGGGTCTGTTCTCCATCGCGATGACGATCCCCATCGCCCTGTTCATGGGCGTCTACCTCCGGTACCTGCGTCCCGGCAAGGTCGCGGAGGTCTCGCTCATCGGTGTGGTCCTGCTGGTCACCGCGATCATTGCGGGCGGATGGGTAGCCGAGACCGACTGGGGCACCGACTGGTTCACCCTGTCGCCGGTGGCGATCTCCTGGCTGATGATCGCCTACGGTTTCGCCGCGTCGGTGCTGCCCGTGTGGCTGCTGCTCGCCCCGCGCGACTATCTGTCGACCTTCATGAAGGTCGGCACCATCGTGCTGCTGGCCATCGGCATCCTCGTCGCGCGTCCCGTCCTGGAGATGCCCGACGTCACCTCCTTCGCGATCGAGGGCAACGGCCCGGCCTTCGCCGGATCGTTGTTCCCGTTCCTGTTCATCACCATCGCGTGCGGCGCACTGTCGGGATTCCACGCGCTGATCTCCTCGGGCACCACCCCGAAGCTGATCGAGAAGGAGAAGCAGATCCGGCTCATCGGCTACGGGGGCATGCTCACCGAGTCGTTCGTCGCGATCATGGCGCTGGTCACCGCATGCATCATCGACCAGCACCTGTACTTCACGCTCAACGCACCGGCCGCCCTCACCGGCGGCACCCCCGAGACCGCCGCCGCCTACGTCAACGGACTCGGTCTCGGCTCACCGGACATCACCCCGGAACAGATCGCCGCCGCCGCGGAAGGCGTGGGGGAGGAATCGATCATCTCCCGCACCGGTGGTGCCCCGACCCTCGCGTTCGGTATGTCTCAGGTGCTCAGCGACCTGTTCGGCGGCGACAGCCTCAAGTCGTTCTGGTACCACTTCGCGATCATGTTCGAGGCGCTGTTCATCCTCACCACCGTCGACGCCGGCACGCGCGTCGCCCGGTTCATGCTCTCGGATTCGCTCGGCAACCTCGGCGGACCCGCACAGCGGTTCAAGGATCCGTCCTGGCGTCCGGGTGCCTGGTTCTGCTCGTTCGTGGTGGTCGCCGCGTGGGGCGGGATCCTGCTGATGGGCGTGACCGACCCGCTGGGCGGCATCAACACCCTCTTCCCGTTGTTCGGCATCGCCAACCAGCTGCTCGCGGCGATCGCCCTGACGGTGGTGCTCGCCATCGTCGTGAAGAAGGGCCTGGTGAAGTGGGCCTGGATCCCCGGTGTGCCGTTGGTGTGGGATCTGATCGTGACCATGACGGCGTCGTGGCAGAAGATCTTCTCCGGCGACCGTGCGGTCGGTTACTGGGCGCAGCACCGCGCCTTCGTCGACGCGAAGAACTCCGGCGCGACCACCTTCGGGTCGGCGAAGACGGCGGACGAGATAGACGCCGTCATCCGCAACACCTTCATCCAGGGCACACTGTCGATCGTGTTCGCCGTTCTCGTGTTGATCGTCTTCGTGGCCGGGGTGGTGGTGTGCATCAGATCGATCCGTGCCGGAGGCATGCCCACCACCGAGACCCCGGCGGTGCCGTCGAAGATCTTCGCCCCGGCCGGTTTCGTGCCGACCCCGGTGGAACGGGAACTGCAGAAGGAGTGGGACGAACTCATCGCGTCGGGCAAGGTCCGTGCACCGGGCGCCGCGCACGCGTTCGTCGAACATCGGGACCAGGATCTGTCGTGA